One window of Cohnella hashimotonis genomic DNA carries:
- a CDS encoding adenosylhomocysteinase, translating to MKSTLSSIIRDPSLAPEGKLKIDWASAHMPVLNRIRKQFAKELPFKGLKVAISLHLEAKTAYLAKVVQAGGAEVAITGSNPLSTQDDVCAALAEDGIAVFAKYNPSPEEYHGLLERTLETKPDLIIDDGGDLVTMLHTTRRDLLPGIRGGAEETTTGILRLKAMENEGSLQFPMVAVNDAFCKYLFDNRYGTGQSVWDGINRTTNLVVAGKTVVVNGYGWCGKGVALRAKGLGANVVVTEVDAIKAVEAYMDGFTVLSMEEAAKVGEFFVTVTGNKDVITGAHIAQMKDGAILSNAGHFDVEVNLVELEAMSVSKRTVRRNIEEYRLQDGRKIYVLAEGRLVNLAAGDGHPAEIMDMTFALQALSLRYVNEKYESIGKQVVKVPYALDEQVARAKLESLGISIDTLSEEQKTYLDSWAGHE from the coding sequence ATGAAATCGACGCTGTCCAGCATCATCCGCGATCCGTCGCTCGCCCCCGAGGGCAAGCTCAAAATCGATTGGGCCTCCGCCCATATGCCCGTGCTGAACCGGATCCGCAAGCAATTCGCCAAGGAGCTCCCGTTCAAGGGACTGAAGGTCGCCATCTCGCTCCATCTCGAAGCGAAGACGGCTTATCTGGCGAAGGTCGTCCAGGCCGGCGGCGCCGAAGTGGCAATCACCGGCAGCAATCCGCTCTCCACGCAGGACGACGTGTGCGCCGCCTTGGCCGAAGACGGCATCGCCGTATTCGCCAAGTACAACCCGTCCCCCGAAGAGTATCACGGCCTGCTCGAGCGGACGCTCGAGACGAAGCCGGATCTCATCATCGACGACGGGGGCGACCTGGTCACGATGCTGCACACGACGCGCCGCGATCTGCTGCCTGGCATCCGCGGCGGCGCCGAAGAGACGACGACAGGTATTCTGCGCCTGAAGGCGATGGAAAACGAAGGCTCCCTTCAATTCCCGATGGTGGCCGTTAACGACGCCTTCTGCAAATACTTGTTCGACAACCGCTACGGCACCGGTCAATCGGTATGGGACGGCATCAACCGTACGACCAATCTGGTCGTCGCGGGCAAGACCGTCGTCGTCAACGGCTACGGCTGGTGCGGCAAAGGCGTGGCGCTCCGCGCGAAGGGGCTCGGCGCGAACGTCGTCGTTACCGAGGTGGACGCGATCAAGGCGGTCGAAGCGTACATGGACGGCTTCACGGTGCTGTCGATGGAAGAAGCGGCCAAGGTAGGCGAGTTTTTCGTCACCGTCACGGGCAACAAGGACGTCATCACCGGCGCGCACATCGCGCAGATGAAGGATGGGGCGATTCTGTCCAACGCGGGCCACTTCGACGTCGAGGTGAACCTCGTCGAGCTCGAAGCGATGTCGGTGTCGAAGCGCACCGTGCGCCGCAACATCGAGGAGTATCGCCTGCAGGACGGCCGCAAGATTTACGTGCTCGCCGAAGGGCGTCTCGTGAATCTGGCTGCCGGCGACGGTCACCCTGCGGAGATCATGGACATGACGTTTGCGCTGCAGGCGCTCTCCCTTCGCTACGTCAACGAGAAATACGAGTCGATCGGCAAGCAGGTCGTCAAGGTGCCGTACGCGCTGGACGAACAAGTGGCGAGAGCGAAGCTGGAATCCCTCGGCATCTCGATCGACACCCTGAGCGAAGAGCAAAAAACGTACCTGGACAGCTGGGCCGGGCACGAATAA
- the mraZ gene encoding division/cell wall cluster transcriptional repressor MraZ has protein sequence MFLGEYQHSIDDKGRIIIPAKFRDALGTDFIVTRGLDSCLFVYPREEWAQLEQRIRALPSMAANARAFSRLLFSGASEGEWDKQGRVNLPNHLRDYAKLDKECTIIGVSTRVEIWDKATWEAYSHASEESFNEIAEKLVDFDFHF, from the coding sequence ATGTTTTTAGGGGAATACCAGCATTCGATCGACGACAAAGGCCGAATCATTATTCCCGCTAAATTCCGCGACGCGCTGGGCACCGACTTTATCGTCACCCGCGGACTCGACAGCTGCTTGTTCGTTTATCCCCGCGAAGAGTGGGCGCAGCTGGAGCAGCGAATACGCGCGCTGCCGTCCATGGCGGCCAACGCGAGAGCTTTTTCACGGCTGCTGTTCTCCGGCGCTTCCGAGGGCGAATGGGACAAGCAGGGGAGGGTCAACCTTCCGAACCACCTGCGAGACTATGCAAAGCTGGACAAGGAATGCACGATCATCGGCGTATCCACGAGAGTGGAGATTTGGGACAAGGCGACTTGGGAAGCCTACAGTCATGCCTCCGAGGAATCGTTCAACGAGATCGCGGAGAAACTGGTCGATTTCGATTTTCATTTCTGA
- a CDS encoding TspO/MBR family protein, translating to MSLHWRILNAAGWLGVVAVNAAAATGGLFGRSSGEISDKIPTLVTPAGYAFSIWSVIYLLALCYVVAAFLPSRRNDRTMKATAPWFFASCLFNVGWLLVWHSERYTASAFVIAGLLLTLIGAYLSSRPAARTARDRAGFFLIALPFSVYLGWVTVATIVNISVALRAGGWDGWGVPDRAWAIALFVVAATLAAFAAFKDKDPWFPLTVAWALIAIGVKQQAASQLVAVAAWTAAGIAIATALLKLRGIAGMKPRRM from the coding sequence ATGTCCTTGCATTGGCGCATATTGAACGCGGCCGGTTGGCTGGGCGTCGTCGCGGTCAACGCGGCTGCCGCAACCGGCGGACTTTTCGGCAGATCGTCTGGCGAGATATCGGACAAAATCCCGACGCTCGTCACGCCTGCCGGCTATGCCTTCTCCATCTGGAGCGTCATTTATTTGCTCGCCCTCTGCTACGTCGTCGCTGCCTTCCTGCCAAGCCGCCGCAACGACAGGACGATGAAGGCGACCGCGCCCTGGTTTTTCGCCAGCTGCCTGTTCAATGTCGGCTGGCTGCTCGTCTGGCACTCGGAACGCTATACGGCGTCCGCGTTCGTCATCGCAGGCCTGCTGCTGACGTTAATCGGCGCGTATCTCTCCTCCCGTCCCGCCGCCCGCACGGCGAGAGACAGAGCCGGCTTCTTCCTGATCGCGCTGCCCTTCTCCGTTTATCTGGGCTGGGTGACGGTCGCGACGATCGTCAATATCTCGGTCGCGCTTCGGGCGGGCGGCTGGGACGGCTGGGGCGTCCCCGACCGCGCATGGGCCATAGCCCTGTTTGTCGTCGCAGCGACCCTTGCGGCCTTCGCCGCCTTTAAAGACAAGGATCCCTGGTTCCCGCTGACGGTCGCCTGGGCGCTCATCGCGATCGGCGTGAAGCAGCAAGCCGCTTCGCAGCTCGTCGCCGTCGCCGCCTGGACGGCCGCCGGCATCGCGATCGCCACCGCGCTGCTCAAGCTTCGCGGCATCGCAGGAATGAAACCGCGAAGAATGTGA
- the rsmH gene encoding 16S rRNA (cytosine(1402)-N(4))-methyltransferase RsmH, whose product MFHHITVLKEEAVEGLNIREDGIYVDCTLGGAGHSELIASHLAPGGRLIGLDQDDTALAHARERLAPYGDIVTLVKSNFRHLADALRQAGVPEKDGVPQVDGILFDLGVSSPQLDEADRGFSYNHDAELDMRMDRAQPLTAREIVNEWDERELSRILRDYGEEKFARKIARHLVETRAKTPIETTAQLAELVKTAIPAAARRTGGHPAKRAFQAIRIAVNDELEAFRDALEQAIDCTAPGGRIAVITFHSLEDRICKETFVKEVPANISPPGFPVTVWGEGRLKLTPRKAMVPSEAELELNNRARSAKLRIAEKLDPDAANERG is encoded by the coding sequence TTGTTCCACCACATCACCGTGCTTAAAGAAGAAGCGGTAGAAGGTCTGAATATCCGCGAAGACGGCATCTACGTCGATTGCACCTTGGGTGGCGCAGGGCACAGCGAGTTGATCGCTTCGCATCTCGCCCCCGGGGGCAGGCTCATCGGTCTGGATCAGGACGACACTGCGCTCGCCCACGCGCGGGAGCGACTGGCGCCGTACGGCGACATCGTAACGCTGGTGAAAAGCAACTTCCGGCATCTCGCGGACGCGCTGCGGCAAGCGGGCGTACCGGAAAAAGACGGCGTGCCTCAGGTAGACGGCATCCTGTTCGATCTGGGCGTATCGAGTCCGCAGCTTGACGAAGCCGACAGAGGCTTCAGCTACAATCACGACGCGGAGCTCGACATGCGCATGGACCGCGCGCAACCGCTCACCGCGCGAGAGATCGTGAACGAGTGGGACGAACGGGAGCTGTCGCGTATCCTGCGCGACTATGGCGAGGAAAAGTTCGCGCGCAAAATCGCCCGCCATTTGGTAGAGACAAGGGCCAAGACACCCATCGAGACGACCGCGCAGCTCGCCGAGCTGGTGAAAACCGCGATTCCCGCCGCCGCAAGGCGAACGGGAGGCCATCCTGCGAAGCGGGCCTTCCAGGCGATCCGCATCGCCGTCAACGACGAGCTTGAAGCGTTCCGCGACGCGCTGGAGCAGGCGATCGATTGCACCGCCCCGGGCGGACGCATCGCCGTCATTACGTTCCATTCGCTCGAGGACCGCATTTGCAAAGAGACGTTCGTCAAGGAAGTGCCGGCCAACATCAGTCCGCCCGGGTTCCCTGTTACGGTATGGGGCGAAGGCAGGCTCAAGCTTACGCCGCGCAAGGCGATGGTACCTTCCGAGGCGGAGCTCGAGCTGAACAACCGGGCGCGGTCGGCCAAGCTCAGAATCGCCGAAAAGCTGGATCCGGACGCGGCGAACGAGCGCGGGTAG
- the bshC gene encoding bacillithiol biosynthesis cysteine-adding enzyme BshC encodes MNTTPFNDGTAQSLSEAYRRGDDQVAALFGSAYCRDIEAWSRRAARLDQGAGGRVDRRRLGEALLDYQRRLSPGPMALQHIEALASGGALAVVGGQQAGLFGGPLLIAYKALTVIQAAKHASRSLGRTVVPVFWIAGEDHDFEEANHLYVSPGEGEPRKVKLGRPEGPRHAVSRTPLSAVDWEVALTELALTLPDTEFKPNLLRQIRMHASDAPTLTLAFARLLSEWFADDGLVLMDADDPAIRRLEGGLFGELVTGSERLSDALAAGEEAVRRLGYPIQAESAPDGANLFVHAEQGRMLLFRQGDRFEDRKGGLAYGRDELLRMAAERPEQLSNNALSRPLMQDYLFPVLATVLGPSEIAYWASLGPAFAAFGLEMPVIVPRQSFTYLEPQVEKLLAKYGVTAEQIAADGERLKREWLAAQDKWDIGGRFAEVKDRFGELYAPVLEMVSQVDKGLVKLGESNLALILEQIAYLEQRTAGALAGRHESSLRQWDRMLQSLRPLEQPQERVYGIVHFINRYGMGWLSALRCIPFDVTGGHRLMAQQQAEPGGRHQEVCCS; translated from the coding sequence ATGAATACGACTCCCTTTAATGACGGGACGGCGCAGTCTCTCTCCGAAGCATACAGGCGCGGCGACGATCAGGTCGCTGCGCTGTTCGGAAGCGCCTACTGCAGAGATATAGAAGCTTGGAGCCGGCGCGCCGCGCGGCTTGATCAAGGCGCGGGCGGCCGCGTCGACAGAAGGCGGCTCGGCGAGGCGCTGCTGGATTACCAGCGCCGGCTGAGCCCGGGGCCGATGGCCCTGCAGCACATCGAAGCGCTCGCGAGCGGCGGCGCGCTCGCCGTGGTCGGCGGCCAGCAGGCTGGTTTGTTCGGCGGCCCGCTCCTGATCGCCTACAAGGCGCTGACCGTCATCCAGGCCGCGAAGCATGCGTCGCGCAGCCTGGGCCGGACGGTCGTGCCGGTATTTTGGATCGCCGGCGAGGACCACGACTTCGAAGAAGCCAATCATTTATACGTTTCCCCGGGCGAAGGCGAACCGCGCAAGGTCAAGCTGGGCCGGCCGGAAGGGCCCCGCCATGCCGTCAGCAGAACGCCTCTCTCCGCGGTCGATTGGGAGGTCGCGCTCACGGAACTTGCGCTGACGCTCCCTGATACCGAATTTAAACCGAATTTGCTAAGGCAAATCAGGATGCACGCGAGCGACGCGCCGACGCTGACGCTGGCGTTCGCCCGGCTGCTGTCCGAGTGGTTCGCGGACGACGGACTCGTCCTGATGGACGCGGACGATCCTGCGATCCGCCGGCTCGAAGGCGGCTTGTTCGGAGAGCTCGTCACGGGCAGCGAGCGATTGAGCGACGCGCTCGCCGCCGGCGAGGAAGCTGTCAGGCGGCTGGGGTACCCGATTCAGGCGGAGTCTGCGCCCGACGGCGCCAACCTGTTCGTGCACGCGGAGCAGGGTCGCATGCTGCTCTTCCGGCAAGGCGACCGCTTCGAGGACCGCAAGGGCGGACTCGCTTACGGCAGAGACGAGCTGCTGCGGATGGCGGCCGAGCGTCCGGAGCAGCTGAGCAACAACGCGCTCTCGCGGCCGCTCATGCAGGATTACCTGTTCCCCGTGCTCGCCACCGTGCTGGGCCCTTCCGAGATCGCCTACTGGGCGTCGCTCGGGCCGGCGTTCGCGGCGTTCGGGCTGGAGATGCCGGTCATCGTGCCCAGGCAGTCGTTCACCTATCTCGAGCCGCAGGTGGAGAAGCTGCTGGCCAAGTACGGCGTCACAGCGGAGCAGATCGCCGCGGACGGCGAACGGCTGAAGCGGGAATGGCTCGCCGCGCAGGACAAGTGGGATATCGGCGGCCGGTTCGCCGAGGTCAAAGACCGATTCGGCGAGCTGTACGCGCCGGTGCTCGAGATGGTATCCCAGGTGGACAAGGGACTGGTCAAGCTGGGAGAGAGCAACCTGGCGCTCATCCTCGAGCAGATCGCCTACCTCGAGCAGCGTACGGCCGGCGCGCTGGCGGGGCGCCACGAATCCTCGCTGCGCCAGTGGGACCGGATGCTTCAGTCGCTCCGCCCGCTCGAGCAGCCGCAGGAGCGCGTCTACGGCATCGTTCATTTTATTAATCGCTACGGCATGGGCTGGCTGTCCGCCCTTCGCTGTATTCCGTTCGACGTTACCGGTGGCCATCGCCTGATGGCCCAACAGCAGGCCGAGCCCGGCGGCCGACATCAGGAGGTTTGTTGTTCATGA
- the ftsL2 gene encoding cell division protein FtsL, protein MRYYGNLAVREERQPEQKKQQRTAAPQTASQVRRKSIPVGEKLLYLLTVFVCVAVAGLILYRNAGLYEMNRSIQKITSEYETGADQTKELQREVDKLRDPARISKLAAEKGYVYDNGKKPLTLSADGN, encoded by the coding sequence ATGCGTTATTATGGCAATCTGGCGGTTCGCGAGGAGCGTCAGCCGGAACAGAAAAAGCAGCAGCGCACGGCAGCGCCGCAGACGGCGTCCCAAGTTCGCCGCAAGAGCATTCCGGTCGGGGAGAAGCTGCTGTATCTGCTTACCGTGTTCGTCTGCGTCGCCGTAGCGGGATTGATCTTGTATCGCAACGCAGGATTGTACGAGATGAACCGCAGCATTCAAAAAATTACGAGCGAGTACGAAACGGGCGCCGATCAAACGAAGGAACTGCAGCGCGAAGTGGACAAGCTGCGGGATCCCGCCAGAATCTCGAAGCTGGCTGCCGAGAAGGGATATGTCTACGACAACGGTAAAAAGCCGTTGACGCTGTCCGCCGACGGCAACTGA
- a CDS encoding penicillin-binding transpeptidase domain-containing protein — MTKRIKLRTLLAGGVITLLFVALWGRIYWVQVAHAEFWSEQARSTWVTTKKLVQERGTISDRTGTVLAGDAAAYTLALSPKIIHQLDDANPQWKLIDQIAAKVTSVLGKPETEVRKIIDAKTSKGAYFAQREVQPEGWKVDKEVADRLTAFRDQMRELTGKKDVGIYLIEDKKRYYPNGSLASQILGYQNKEGVAIMGLEKTLDDDLRGEEGSITYVKDGKRTQLADGEIEAKQAVDGKNVMLTIDRDIQYYMEQAMKTAYEQYHPLSMTAIAADPKTMDILGMVSLPDFNPNNYWDYAKNLSSFKNNAVQSIYEPGSTFKIVTLAAAVQEGLFNPNDKYMSGTVQIPKSKPVNDIKRGGWGEITYLEGLKRSSNVAFVKLGYEKLGKTKFKQYIDNFGFGQKTGIELAGEIAGTTQLTWERDYAAATFGQAVSVTPIQQVAAVAAVANGGKLMEPHIIKSISDPNTGEKVVTEPKVIRQVISEQTSKKVGEYLEQVVSDKEIGTGRNAYIEGYRIAGKTGTAQKAQAAGGYAEDKFVVSFIGYAPVEDPKIVLYVLVDEPDDKTLGGGSVAAPIFKEIMQKSLLHLGVLPDIKKDADKDKKDEAEATPAPVTAKVTDVTNQTVTQAKSKLGNSSFEAIVLGKGDKVVSQLPKAGAVLPTSQHVYLMTEKTLGSVPSLKGLSLRDALDMCSLLGASCTASGQGYVSGQQATRDGDKLSIALTLSPPAGTTIEPAATKTATDKQVQSGTGGDGAGAADVDDSAVDDAGD, encoded by the coding sequence ATGACGAAACGAATCAAATTGCGCACGCTGCTGGCGGGAGGGGTAATTACCCTCCTGTTTGTCGCTTTATGGGGGCGAATCTACTGGGTGCAGGTGGCACACGCAGAGTTCTGGTCCGAGCAAGCCCGCAGTACATGGGTTACGACCAAGAAGCTCGTCCAGGAACGCGGCACGATCTCCGACCGTACCGGTACGGTGCTGGCCGGGGATGCCGCGGCGTATACGCTCGCGCTTAGTCCCAAGATCATCCACCAGCTTGACGATGCCAATCCGCAGTGGAAGCTGATCGACCAGATCGCGGCCAAGGTGACGAGCGTGCTGGGCAAGCCGGAGACCGAAGTGCGCAAGATCATCGATGCGAAAACTAGCAAAGGCGCCTATTTCGCGCAGCGCGAGGTGCAGCCCGAAGGCTGGAAGGTCGACAAGGAAGTCGCCGACCGCTTGACCGCTTTCCGCGATCAGATGCGTGAGCTGACCGGGAAAAAGGACGTCGGCATTTACCTGATCGAAGACAAAAAGCGCTACTATCCGAACGGTTCCCTCGCCTCTCAAATTCTTGGCTACCAGAACAAAGAAGGCGTTGCGATCATGGGACTGGAGAAGACGCTCGACGACGATCTCAGGGGCGAGGAAGGCTCCATTACGTACGTCAAGGACGGCAAGCGCACGCAGCTCGCGGACGGCGAGATCGAAGCGAAGCAGGCGGTCGACGGCAAAAACGTGATGCTGACGATCGATCGGGATATTCAATATTATATGGAACAGGCGATGAAAACCGCTTACGAGCAGTATCACCCGCTTAGCATGACGGCGATCGCCGCGGATCCGAAGACGATGGACATCCTGGGCATGGTCAGCCTGCCCGATTTTAATCCGAACAACTACTGGGATTACGCGAAAAACCTGTCTTCGTTCAAAAATAACGCGGTGCAGTCCATCTATGAACCGGGGTCCACGTTTAAAATCGTCACGCTGGCGGCAGCCGTTCAGGAAGGGCTGTTCAACCCGAACGACAAGTATATGTCGGGCACCGTGCAGATCCCGAAATCCAAGCCCGTTAACGATATCAAGCGCGGCGGCTGGGGCGAGATCACCTACCTGGAAGGTTTGAAGCGCTCGAGTAACGTGGCGTTCGTCAAGCTGGGGTACGAGAAGCTCGGCAAGACGAAGTTCAAGCAGTATATAGACAACTTCGGCTTCGGTCAAAAGACGGGCATCGAGCTGGCGGGCGAGATCGCGGGAACGACGCAGCTGACGTGGGAACGGGATTACGCCGCCGCTACGTTCGGCCAGGCCGTCTCCGTCACGCCGATCCAGCAGGTCGCGGCGGTCGCCGCGGTAGCCAACGGCGGCAAGCTGATGGAGCCGCATATCATCAAGTCGATCTCGGATCCGAATACCGGCGAGAAGGTCGTGACCGAGCCCAAGGTCATCCGCCAGGTCATCTCGGAGCAGACGTCCAAAAAGGTCGGCGAGTACCTCGAGCAGGTCGTCAGCGACAAAGAAATCGGCACCGGACGCAACGCTTACATCGAGGGCTACCGGATCGCAGGCAAGACAGGCACGGCGCAAAAGGCGCAGGCGGCCGGCGGCTACGCCGAGGACAAGTTCGTCGTATCTTTTATCGGTTATGCACCCGTGGAGGACCCGAAGATCGTGCTCTACGTGCTCGTCGACGAGCCTGACGACAAGACGCTTGGCGGCGGCTCGGTCGCGGCTCCGATTTTCAAGGAGATTATGCAAAAATCGCTTTTGCACCTCGGCGTGCTGCCCGACATTAAAAAGGATGCGGACAAGGACAAGAAGGACGAAGCTGAAGCGACGCCGGCCCCCGTCACCGCCAAAGTGACCGATGTGACGAACCAGACGGTGACGCAGGCGAAAAGCAAGCTTGGGAACAGCTCTTTCGAGGCGATCGTGCTCGGCAAGGGCGACAAAGTCGTGTCCCAGCTTCCCAAAGCGGGCGCCGTTTTGCCGACCTCCCAGCATGTATATCTGATGACCGAAAAAACGCTAGGCAGCGTGCCGAGCCTGAAGGGCTTGTCGCTTCGCGACGCGCTCGACATGTGCTCGCTTCTAGGCGCTTCCTGCACGGCGAGCGGACAGGGCTACGTGTCCGGACAGCAGGCGACCAGGGACGGCGACAAGCTGTCGATCGCCTTGACGCTGTCGCCGCCTGCGGGCACGACGATCGAGCCGGCCGCGACCAAAACCGCGACCGACAAGCAGGTCCAAAGCGGCACCGGCGGCGACGGAGCGGGCGCAGCGGATGTGGATGACAGCGCGGTGGATGACGCAGGCGATTGA